The genomic DNA TGCGGGCATTGGGCGGTACGTTCACCATCGACTCCGCTCCAGGGCACGGAACCAGCGCGACGCTGCTCTTACCCTTGGCAGGAAGCGCTGAGATGAAAGTGCTGAATCCTGAGTCATCAGGAACGGCAGACTCAGCGCTCGGCACCCAGCACGCGATACTTCAGGGCAATGCGACGATTCGCGTTCTTCTGGTCGACGATCATGCCATGGTGCGGCAAGGACTGCGGTCGGTGCTGGACGCCTATGCCGATATCCAGGTCATGGGAGAGGCTCGAGACGGCGTAGAGGCGATGAAATCGGTCGAGAAGCTCCGTCCCCAAGTGGTGGTGATGGACATCAATATGCCGAAGATGAATGGGATCGAAGCCACGATGCAGATCAAAACCAAATGGCCGGAAACCATTATCATCGGCATTTCCGTCAACGTCGGGGACGGCAACAACGACGCGATGCAGCGAGCCGGAGCGGCCACGCTGCTGACCAAAGAAGCAGCGGTGGAGCAACTCCACGATACGATCGTTCAGGCTGTCGGTTCACAAAGAGGTCCGGCGATTCCGTGATAGACGTCACCTTCTCTTTGACGATTGTTTAGTGATTGTTTGAAGTTCTGCTTCGTCCTGAGTATCGACTGAACGAATAGAGGTCAGTGTTCCGCCGGCTGCCCGTTGCCTCCTTGACTCCCGAAAAAATGGCTTGTTAAAGTCGGGCATGTTGTGTGGTGAAGCTCCGGTATGTCTTTCCTCTTCTCCGATAGGCTGCCCATGAAACAAATCTCTCTCTTGACCGCATTCCTCTTTTGGTTGGTCTGTCTTGAGGATGGAGCGACCATCCTTACGGCTCAGGCAGGTCAGGCGCTCATTGAACTATCGTCTCGGTTTTCTACCCCCGGCGCAACCCTGGTCCTGAGCGGGAAAGGGTTTGGAACCTTTAAGTCGACCCGGTTCAACCGAGTGACGGTCAACGGGGTATCGGCTTTAGTGCAGCGATGGGACACGGACGTCATCGAGATCAAGGTTCCTTTCAAGGCGACGAGCGGCTTTGTCGAGGTGTTGATCGGAAAGAAGAAGCTGCTCGCCGGATTTTTGACTATCGTCATGCCATGGATCGAGGCCATCACACCGACCGAAGGGGAACGGGGAACCACTCTTCAAATCGCCGGTCATCATTTCGGCCTCTCCGCAGGTGCGCGCGATCCGAACACGATGTTCGGTGTCAATGACGTAGTGGTCGGCGGGGTCGTGGTGCGTCCCAAACGATGGAAGGACGACAAAATCGAGCTGGAAATTCCGCCGAACGCCGTGAGCGGCGATGTCGTGGTTCGGCTGGCTTCCTCCGACCCGCTACCGGACGGATCCTGTTGTGCCCCGGTGGAGCATGTCGTCAGCAACGCCGTTCCGTTGAAATTGATTCCGTCCGTTCGAGTGGATCCAACCAGTGGGCCTGTCGGCACGAAAGTGGTTTTGTTCGGACAGGGGTTCGGGCATGCCAAAGAAATGATGGATGATGCCGTATTAATCGGTGGGCGGCCGGTGACCATCGCTCAATGGAAAGACGACATCATCGTTTTTCATGTCCCGCTCGATGCGGAATCGGGTCCGCTTGTGCTGAAACATCAAGGGCGTGAACGGGTGCTGACACAGTTTACGGTCCATGTTCCCCGCGTTATTTCCATGAGCCCGGCCAGCGCGCCCATCGGGACGTTGTTGCGTATCAACGGCGAGCACTTTGGCTTTTATTCAGAGAGCGGGTCGACTCCCTACAACTTCACGGATTTTAATACGGGTGGGAATCGTGTCGAAATCGGCGGAGTGCCGGCGGTGATCTATCGCTGGAACGACGACCGAATCGATGTCTGGGTGCCGTTCAGCGCGAAATCCGGCAAAGTGGTTATTTACCGGAGTGCCGACACGCCGAACATAGGCGGTCTCTGTTGTGCCGAGCGAGGGACGCAGGCCACCGAGGCCGGAGACTTCACGCTCGTCACGCCGGTCATCGAGTCGTATGAACCTCAGGCCGCCGGGCTTGATGATACGGTGACGATCAAAGGCAGAGGGTTCGGAACATTTCTCAAGACCGCTGAACATGCCGACCTTGGCCTGAACCAAAAATCCTACAAGCGGCGGGGCGGCCTTGAAATCAACGAATCAGGCGAACAAGCAACCGTTGTGTCGAATGTGTCACGAACAGAGGTTCTGTTCAACGGCACAGCCGCACTGGTTCAATCATGGACCGATGAAGAAATTGTGGTGAAGGTACCGCACCGCAACCTCTACGGGATCGGAAGAAAGGGCGAGTTTTTCGACAACCTGGCGACCGGACCTCTGGTCGTTCGTCGAGGATCGTGGGACCTGCTTCCTGATGGTACATGTTGTTCGCCGAAAAGGTGGATCACCCTTGAAGCCGGACCGTTCACGATCGAAGCGAAAGGGCTTCCCGTTCCCGACCCAGATTTCTGGAATCACCACGCGCCTGACGAGAGTGCCAATCAATAATGCTGGTTTGGCTCCATCCCGGTTGCGCCACGCGACGGAATATTTTCCGGTCATTCATTTTTCTCGGCATGATGTTAGTACCTCTATCGGCTGGGAGCGCAGACTTTTCCATCACCACGCAGGCAAGTAACTCGAAATCAACCTTGATGAGCATCCAGTTCCGTACGCTCCAGCATGGATGGGCGGTAGGAACCGGAGGAACAATACTGAAGACCACCGATGGCGGGAAGAAATGGAGGCGGGTGACAAGCGGAACGTCTACCCTGTTAACGTCCGTGTTTTTTGCCGATTCATCAAAAGGCTGGGCGACAGGGGCCGGAGGGACTCTGAAATACACGACTGATGGTGGAGAGTCATGGATTTCTCAATCCTTGGAGACTCAGCAGCCGCTGTACGGAATCTATTTCACATCGCCGAAATTGGGTTGGGTCGTCGGGGGAGGAGGGACGATCTTTCACACAGTCGACGGCGGCGAGCATTGGGCGGAGCAAGCGAGCGGCACGACCGCAGCGCTCTATGCGACGCACTTCTTCAATGACCGGAAAGGGGCGATCGTCGGAGCGCTGGGCACCGTTCTTTCGACGGACGATGGCGGCGCTACTTGGAAGGCGCATGAAACTCAGAGCGCAGTGACCTTGTTCGACGTCTTTTTTACCGATTCCACGACCGGCTGGGCGGTCGGCAATGCGGGGGCCATGTTTCAGACGACAGACGGCGGGATCAAATGGGTTGACCAAACCTTACCCTGCGGGAGCACGTGCACGAGGCTCACGGATTTGTTGAAGGTGCGTTTCACCAACCCACAAGAAGGTTGGATTGTCGGCGAGCGCGGGATGCTGTATCGGACGACCGATGCAGGCCTTACCTGGAGCGAGGGGAAATCGATCGCTCCTACCCCGTTATTCGGCCTCAGTTTCTCCGATACCACTCATGGGTGGGTCAGCGGGGGAAACGGGGCTATTCTCCATTTGCAACTGAGCCGCTGATCCGTCCAAAAGCCTCCTCTTTTAGGGAAACTTGAGTTTTCAATCCTTGAAGCGCGGTAAGACCTTCGGTGAGTATGAATTTATAGAAAATGGAGTTGAATCTTTAGAGTGTTCTCATTCATTACCCGGTGACTGTCCCTGCCGCCTGTCGTCCAATGGAATGCTCTTCTCCTCGGCGTCTTTAGGAGCTGATTTTGATGTTGGTTTATTTGCAGGCGACTGGCCTTGTCGCTTGCCCACCGATGTCGCACCAGATTTTCGAGTATCTCTGGAAGTTGCTTTTGACGGCTTATTTGCAGGGGACTGGCCTTGTCGCTTGCCTACCGATGTCGCACCGGACCCTTGAGTATCTCCGGGCTCTGCGTCAGCCGTTCCCATAATGCCATACCATGGGAAAAGAATAATTGTTCCAATTAACAGAGCCTGGAACGTTTGTCTGTATTGCCGAATCATGATCCACCTCCGATTTATATAGAACTAGACAAGCAGTCTGCCCCGATTGTTCCACAATATTGAATAATAACTTGCTGTTTAATGAAGCCCGACAAGGAATATCCCTAGATTCTTCTCCCGCTGCCGTTACGCCTAAGGCGATCCGCTTCCTCATTTTGGCATCAGGTCATCGACCTGAGACAACAGAAAGGATTGATTCTCTAGACTCCGGCAGTACGTTGCCAAATTCAGATTCCAAACCGTGCGTTCATCAAATCAAAAACCCGGCGCTGAATCAGGGAGTTTCAGCGCGTTCCTGGCCTTCGACTAGAGAATTGGGTGTGAAGCATGGGTGATGGAATCCTAGAGTTGCACGACGCGGTCAGGGCCCATTTGCAGCGGTGTTGGCCGTTCCCATATATCTGACTTGTCTATCCCAGCTTACCGAGGCGCGATTGGAGAATGCAGATGGCGGCAATCGCTGCCGTTTCCGATCGCAAAATGTACTGACCTAGGGTAATCGGCTCGACTCCAACCTGTTCGGCGACCTGCACTTCTTCTTGGCTCCATCCCCCTTCCGGTCCGATCAAGACCAACACTGAGCTAGTCGCGTCTTGCGCGAGATCCACCGTCTGCAAGCTCTTGCCGCCCCGCCGCTCGGCGAGCATGAGTGTGACTGTGTCGCTCGCACGGGTTTTCAAAAGTGTTGCGAGAGATCGGGGCGGAGCCATCGTCGGCACGCGCCACTGTTCGGATTGCTGGGCGGCTTCCAACGCAATGCGCTGCCAACGGGCGAGTTGATGATCGACGCGGTCGGCCTTGAGGTGTACCACACTGTGCCGGCTTTCAATAGGTACGATCTCGTTCACACCGAGTTCGGTTGCCTTTTGAATCACCCAGTCCATTTTCTCACCCTTGAGTAGCGATTGGCCGAGGATCAAACGAGGTGTGCGATAGGGCGGTTCCTGAATTGTCTCGAGAATGCGTCCGGTGACTGCTCGTTTGGTAATGTCTGTGATTTCGGCTCGGTACCTGACGCCTTGTCCATCGCCGAACCATAGAGTTTCGCCGATTGTGGCGCGCAAACTGTCTCGGATATGTATGAGCACATCGCCGGTGACCGATATTGCCGGTTGACTGATGCAATCAGGGGAAACGAAAAACACGGGCATGAGTGACTATAGATTATAACGAGGGTAGGGGAAGACTACTCGAAGAAGGTCTTCATCTTATCGAAGAAGCCGTCGCCGTTGGCTTCCATGGACATGCCGCTCTCTTTCGCGTATTCCATCAGCAGTTCTTTCTGTCTGGCCGTCAATTTGGTGGGAATCTGGACCTTGATCGTATAGACCTGATCGCCTGTGGAGCCTCCCTTCAGGCTGGGAATCCCTAACCCTTTAATTCGAAGGACCTTGTCATGTTGCGTGCCGGGCGGCACCTTAATGACGGTTTCTCCCTTAAGGGTCGGGACTTCCACTTTTCCACCAAGCACGGCCGTGACGAGATTGATCGGCACATCACAGGCGATATCGAGACCCTTGCGATGAAAGATCGGATGGGGCCTGACGGTAACGGCCACATAGAGATCGCCCGGGGGGCCACCATTAGGACCGTGCTCTCCTTCATTGGAGAGGCGAAGACGCATGCCGGTCTCAATACCGGCTGGAATATGGACGGCGATGGTGCGCTCTTTGTAAACCCGTTGACGCCCCTGACAGGTCGAGCAGGGTTCCGTGACAAAGTGACCGGTGCCTTCACATTGGCCACAGGGCCGGCTGACACTGAAGAACCCCTGTTGAAACCGAAGTTGCCCGGTACCTTTGCAGCTCGCACATGGCTTGATGGATGCCGCCGACTTCGCCCCGGTCCCTTTACAATCGATGCAGATTTCCCAGCGCGGGATTTTGAGTTTGGCTTCTTTTCCGTAGACGGCTTCCTCAAACGTGATTTCGAGGTTGTATTGGAGATCGTTGCCGCGTTCAGCCCGCGTTGCGCCGCCTCCTCGCGCTTGGCCGAAGAAATCCTCGAAGATGTCGTTAAACACGTCTCCGAATCCGCCACGGCCGAAATCGAACCCGTCAAAGCCTGACCCGCCCTGCTGTGCCCCGGCATGACCGAACATGTCGTAGCGTTTCCGTCTTTCCTGATCGCTCAGCGTTTCATAGGCTTCGTTGATTTCCTTGAACTTCTCTTCGGCGGATTTCTTCTGCTGGTCGCCGGCATGGAGGTCGGGGTGGTGTTGGCGGGCCAGTTTCCGGTAGGCTTTTTTGAGGTCGTCGTCGGATACATTCCGATCGACGCCGAGAATTTCGTAGTAATCGCGTTTAGACACGGCCATTGGTCTATGAGTCGCCAATCGCCCGAGTCCCCGATCGCGTCGAGAACTCGGACGCTGAAGCGCTATTCTATGCTATTTCTTGTCTTTGTCTACTTCTTCAAATTCCGCGTCCACGACTTTCTCGTCGGTCTTCGTCTCACCGGTACCGCCGGAGGACGAGGCGCCCGGTTGCGGGCCCGGTGATGCGGCTGTTTTTTTGTACATCTCTTCGGCTAACTTGTGCGACGCCGTCATGAGTGAT from Nitrospira sp. includes the following:
- a CDS encoding cell surface receptor IPT/TIG domain protein, encoding MKQISLLTAFLFWLVCLEDGATILTAQAGQALIELSSRFSTPGATLVLSGKGFGTFKSTRFNRVTVNGVSALVQRWDTDVIEIKVPFKATSGFVEVLIGKKKLLAGFLTIVMPWIEAITPTEGERGTTLQIAGHHFGLSAGARDPNTMFGVNDVVVGGVVVRPKRWKDDKIELEIPPNAVSGDVVVRLASSDPLPDGSCCAPVEHVVSNAVPLKLIPSVRVDPTSGPVGTKVVLFGQGFGHAKEMMDDAVLIGGRPVTIAQWKDDIIVFHVPLDAESGPLVLKHQGRERVLTQFTVHVPRVISMSPASAPIGTLLRINGEHFGFYSESGSTPYNFTDFNTGGNRVEIGGVPAVIYRWNDDRIDVWVPFSAKSGKVVIYRSADTPNIGGLCCAERGTQATEAGDFTLVTPVIESYEPQAAGLDDTVTIKGRGFGTFLKTAEHADLGLNQKSYKRRGGLEINESGEQATVVSNVSRTEVLFNGTAALVQSWTDEEIVVKVPHRNLYGIGRKGEFFDNLATGPLVVRRGSWDLLPDGTCCSPKRWITLEAGPFTIEAKGLPVPDPDFWNHHAPDESANQ
- a CDS encoding 16S rRNA (uracil(1498)-N(3))-methyltransferase gives rise to the protein MPVFFVSPDCISQPAISVTGDVLIHIRDSLRATIGETLWFGDGQGVRYRAEITDITKRAVTGRILETIQEPPYRTPRLILGQSLLKGEKMDWVIQKATELGVNEIVPIESRHSVVHLKADRVDHQLARWQRIALEAAQQSEQWRVPTMAPPRSLATLLKTRASDTVTLMLAERRGGKSLQTVDLAQDATSSVLVLIGPEGGWSQEEVQVAEQVGVEPITLGQYILRSETAAIAAICILQSRLGKLG
- a CDS encoding Chaperone protein DnaJ; the encoded protein is MAVSKRDYYEILGVDRNVSDDDLKKAYRKLARQHHPDLHAGDQQKKSAEEKFKEINEAYETLSDQERRKRYDMFGHAGAQQGGSGFDGFDFGRGGFGDVFNDIFEDFFGQARGGGATRAERGNDLQYNLEITFEEAVYGKEAKLKIPRWEICIDCKGTGAKSAASIKPCASCKGTGQLRFQQGFFSVSRPCGQCEGTGHFVTEPCSTCQGRQRVYKERTIAVHIPAGIETGMRLRLSNEGEHGPNGGPPGDLYVAVTVRPHPIFHRKGLDIACDVPINLVTAVLGGKVEVPTLKGETVIKVPPGTQHDKVLRIKGLGIPSLKGGSTGDQVYTIKVQIPTKLTARQKELLMEYAKESGMSMEANGDGFFDKMKTFFE